In Pseudomonadales bacterium, the DNA window ATCACATAATAAACGCAAATCCGTTTGCAATAGCCAATCGCCCTGCTGAGGCTGAACCAAATTCAGGTCTGAACTTAATCGGTAACGCAGACTAAAATAATCCCAACCGCGACTCACCTCATTGATTGCGAAAATCAGATTTCGCTGCTGCGCAAGCGTATTAAAAATATCCAAGGCATCGTCAATACCGTTTTGGTCATCATCTTGCTTGGCTAGCTCTAACGACTGACCGTTCGATTCATGAAACCAACCTAATTCAAAGCTATGCCAAAAGCCTTGCCAAACAAAGCTATTAAATTTGTAGCTAATGCCAGGGTTTTGAATACGCGATAGCACGGGTGAGGATTTGTATTGCTCATTTAACACATAAAAATCAAATAAGCCGTTATACACGAAATGAAGGCCTTGATAGATGGGGTATTCTATCGATAAATAAAATTCAAGATGCTCTTCTTCTTTTAGCGGATCGTTGGTAGTAGGCACTGCAAGCCCAAAAAAATTCGGGTTGTATGCCACAATTTTATCAGTAAACGAGGCAAACTTATCTTCGGCAATAAGCTCGCCAGCAATAGCCTCAGTAGCCATTGAAATGAACAGAAAATACAATGCATGGCGAATATTCACAAACTATCCCTGTTTAAGATGGTAAATGGCTTATTGCCGTTTAATGTCGAGAAAACAACATAATCTCGAACAATATGCGAGAAGAGTCCGCCCTAAAGCTTAGAATGCAAAGCGAAAATGCGACATTAAACCTGAATACCCAGTCTCTAGCTTGCCATCAAACTCACTACTGTCAACATCTAGATCAAACACTAATGAGCTCAGACCGATACCAAGACCAAAATTTTGCAATACTTGGTACTCGAGACCAATATAGTTTTCTTTTAACAGGCCACCATAACCTTCATAATCCAGCGCAAATAATTCATGCTGATAAATGAAAGAGAAATTATCACTGACGTTGTAACGAAAACCAATATTCAAGGTTGGTAGAGGGATATACTGATCTGACGAAAAATCGCCATTGCTTTCCCGCTCGTCATCGCCATTTACAAATAAGTCGCTGCTAAAATTCAGCTCGGTTCGTCTAACATTCAAACCCAATCCGACATATGCCTCATAAGCTTTAACATTAATCAATGAATAGTCCCAGCCTAGCTTAAGCACGGAGGTATTAATTTCAGTAGAAAGTTGGCTGCCTATGCCATATATATTGTCGCCGATTTGAATATTCTCTTTGTCGACAACAGAATCGCCCTTTCGATCGGTTTGATAGAAGCTAAGTCTTAAGCGGTGCTTCAGGTTAAATTGATACGCAGCATCTATTTTCAGTACGCTGACGCTCTTATCAATGCCCAGAGCCTGCTCTAAGTCGAGCAAGCTACCCAAACCAAGACGTTTTGAGTTTACCTGCACCAAAGAATCATAACCAGATGCCGCAAAACCACCGATATCAACAAACCATGCATGGCGATCTCTTTCCTCATATCGCTGCTGAGCATTCGCCTGCATATAGGAGCTAATGAGTAACAGCAAAAGTGTAGATCGAAATATATTTATGACAGCGCTTTTAACAATATTGATCGCAGTATTCATAACAACAAATTCTTATAAAGCATGGCAACCCAAAGCAGGTCGCCGATGAACTAGGGCGTGTCGTAATCTTCTTCTGCTTGCTCAATCACAATAAGGTCATCTTTGCTGATGTGCATAAGCATCAGCACATTGGCCGCGACATAAATTGACGAATAAGTACCAATTAGCACGCCTGTTAGCAATGCAATTGAGAATCCGCGAATCAGATCGCCACCGAAGATATACAGCACAACCAACACCAGCAAGGTAGTCAAGGAGGTGACGATAGTGCGACTGAACGTTTGTGTTAATGAGGTATTAATGACCTCAGCAGCATCACCCTTGCGCATCAGACGAAAATTTTCACGAATTCGATCAGAAACGACAATGGTATCATTCAAGGAGTAGCCGATAACCGCCAAAATGGCAGCTAATACCGTAAGATCAAACTCCAAACCTAATAAGGCAAACAAACCTAAGGTAATTAGAACATCATGCGCCAAGGCCGCAACGGCACCGATTGAAAACTTCAGCTGAAAACGAATTGCCACATAGACCATAATCATGGCGAGAGCCAATAGCATGGCCATACCGCCCTGCTCTTTAAGCTCATCACCTACCTGTGGCCCAACAAACTCTATGCGCTCTAGCTCAACGCTTGGATCGGCCGACTCAAGCGCGTTTAGAATTTGGCTGCCTAGCTTTGAGGTACTTTCACCCTGAACGCGGATCATCACATCGGTTTCAGCACCAAAATGTTGCACTACGGCATTACCAAAACCTGCCTCTGCCAGATCTTCACGCACCACCGACAAATCTGCCGGCTGCTCAAACGCCACCTCAACTAAGGTACCGCCGGTAAAGTCTAAACCGAAGTTTAAGCCTCTAAAAGCAAGCGCTGCGATAGCAATCAGCAACAGTATGGCTGAAAACCCGGTTGCCACATGGCGATAGGCCATAAAATTGAATACTTTTTTCTCGCTCATCTGGATACCTATATAGCTAAACGATTAACGCGCGGATTTCGGTAAATTAGCTGCACTATCGCACGGGTGACAACAATTGCTGTAAACATGGAAGTTAAAATACCAATCATTAAGGTAACAGCAAAACCTTGCACGGGGCCGCTACCAATCGCGAACAAAATAACGGCAACCAAGAAGGTGGTAATATTGGCATCCATAATCGTCACAAATGCACGATCATAGCCAGCCTCAATTGCCTTGTAAGGTGAAATGCCGTCAGCGATTTCCTCCTTAATCCTCGCAAAAATCAGCACATTGGCATCAACCGCCATACCCACAGTTAACACAATGCCGGCTATCCCAGGCAGCGTTAAGGTAGCCGATAAAATAGACATACAGGCGACTATCAAAATAAGGTTCAATACCAATGCAATATTCGCCGCAAGGCCAAACACTTTATAATACAGCAGCATAAATACCAGCACCGCCAGCATACCAATACTGACTGCCTCAATGCCTAGGGCAATATTCTCCGCACCTAAAGACGGGCCAATCGTGCGTTCTTCAACAAAGTCGATTGGCGCCGCCAATGCGCCTGCGCGAAGCAGCAGTGCCAAATCTTTTGCTTCTTGCGGACTGTCTAAACCAGTGATTCGAAATTGTACGCCAAGTGCAGACTGCACTGTGGCAAGCGATATAATTTCTTTTTGGTAATAAGGCACGCGCTCCAGGCTTTTGCGGCCAGCTTCATCTAACACTGTTTTTGCACGGTATTTACGCTCGATAAATAGCACGCCTAGATTACGACCAATATTCGATTTAGTGGCAGCATGCATACGTTTGCCGCCTTGACTATCGAGTGTGATATTAACTTGGGGTCGACCATTTTCGTCAAAGCTTGAACTGGCGTTAGACACGTGCTCACCAGTAATGACCACTGAGCGCGTCAGAGCAGCTTGTGCCCGGCGACCAACCCCCTGACGAAATGGAAACATTTCCTGACCACTTTTACCATCAGCCTCTAAACGAAATTCAAGACTGGCGGTTTTACCAATGATACGCTTAGCGGTAGAGGAGTCTTGTACACCGGGTAGCTCAACCACAATGCGATTGGCGCCTTGTTTTTGCACCAAAGGTTCTGATACGCCTAGCTCGTTGACTCGATTTCGTAATGCCGTTAAGTTTTGGGTCACAGCATCTTGCGCGATTTGTTTTCGCTCTGATTCAGAGACTGACCAACGAATTAAAAATTTACCCTGCTCGTCATCTTCGGTGCTAATAATGAGATTAGGTTGTGCGTCTTTAATCAAGGCTTTTGCCTGATCTCTTAGCTCAGCGCTTTTAAAGCGGCCAACAATAACAATCGTTGACTGTTCATCTAGCGTTAGTGATTCAGTATCAACGACACCGCGAATACGCTGCTCTCGCAGCTGTTTGCGAATATCGCCTTTGTAACCATCCATGCGTTTCTCTAAGGCAAACAGCGTATCAACTTCTAATAAAAAGTGTACCCCACCCGAAAGATCAAGACCCAGCTTCATTGGCTCAGCGCCCAAGGCAACTAACCATTCAGGCGTGGTAGGTGCAAGATTGAGCGCTACGATGTATTGTGCCTTTAAGGCTATATCAATGATTTCTTTTGCATGCAGCTGCTGCGCTTGGTCTTGCAGACGAATCAAAATATGCTGCGCATTTAACTCATGCGACTTTACCGCGATGTTATCTTGCTCAAGTGCAAACAANACCCTTTTTAACAGGCGATCATTCAAACTTTGTGCACTTGAATCAACCGATATCTGAATAGCAGGATCAGGTGGATACAAGTTCGGTGCGGCATAAATAAAGCCAATCAGCAGCGCAAAGATAACGGCTGCATATTTCCATAAAGGGAAGTTATTCATCATAAAATCATTTATCTAATTTATCGTTGTTAAGGTCGTGTACATCAAGCTACCCACCGACGAGCGTTACGGAAAATGCGCATCCATGGGCTATCTTCACCCCAGTCGCTTGGTGCCCAGGAATGATTTACGGTGCGAAAAACGCGCTCAGGATGTGGCATCATAATTGTGGCTCGACCATCAACTGAGGTTAAGGCTGTCAAGCCGTCAGGCGAACCATTGGGGTTATCAGGGTATCGCAATGTTGCCTGATGTTGGCTGTCTACAAATCGCGCAGCAACCAGACCCTGGGCCGCAGCCAGCTGAGCATCCGAGCCAAACTCGGCTCGACCCTCGCCGTGAGCAACCGCAACTGGAATCACTGAACCTTGCATACCTTGCAGTAAAACTGAGGCTGAGTCGGCAATCTGAATTTGCGCATAACGGGCTTCAA includes these proteins:
- the secF gene encoding protein translocase subunit SecF, translating into MSEKKVFNFMAYRHVATGFSAILLLIAIAALAFRGLNFGLDFTGGTLVEVAFEQPADLSVVREDLAEAGFGNAVVQHFGAETDVMIRVQGESTSKLGSQILNALESADPSVELERIEFVGPQVGDELKEQGGMAMLLALAMIMVYVAIRFQLKFSIGAVAALAHDVLITLGLFALLGLEFDLTVLAAILAVIGYSLNDTIVVSDRIRENFRLMRKGDAAEVINTSLTQTFSRTIVTSLTTLLVLVVLYIFGGDLIRGFSIALLTGVLIGTYSSIYVAANVLMLMHISKDDLIVIEQAEEDYDTP
- a CDS encoding DUF481 domain-containing protein, with protein sequence MQANAQQRYEERDRHAWFVDIGGFAASGYDSLVQVNSKRLGLGSLLDLEQALGIDKSVSVLKIDAAYQFNLKHRLRLSFYQTDRKGDSVVDKENIQIGDNIYGIGSQLSTEINTSVLKLGWDYSLINVKAYEAYVGLGLNVRRTELNFSSDLFVNGDDERESNGDFSSDQYIPLPTLNIGFRYNVSDNFSFIYQHELFALDYEGYGGLLKENYIGLEYQVLQNFGLGIGLSSLVFDLDVDSSEFDGKLETGYSGLMSHFRFAF
- the secD gene encoding protein translocase subunit SecD — its product is MMNNFPLWKYAAVIFALLIGFIYAAPNLYPPDPAIQISVDSSAQSLNDRLLKRVLFALEQDNIAVKSHELNAQHILIRLQDQAQQLHAKEIIDIALKAQYIVALNLAPTTPEWLVALGAEPMKLGLDLSGGVHFLLEVDTLFALEKRMDGYKGDIRKQLREQRIRGVVDTESLTLDEQSTIVIVGRFKSAELRDQAKALIKDAQPNLIISTEDDEQGKFLIRWSVSESERKQIAQDAVTQNLTALRNRVNELGVSEPLVQKQGANRIVVELPGVQDSSTAKRIIGKTASLEFRLEADGKSGQEMFPFRQGVGRRAQAALTRSVVITGEHVSNASSSFDENGRPQVNITLDSQGGKRMHAATKSNIGRNLGVLFIERKYRAKTVLDEAGRKSLERVPYYQKEIISLATVQSALGVQFRITGLDSPQEAKDLALLLRAGALAAPIDFVEERTIGPSLGAENIALGIEAVSIGMLAVLVFMLLYYKVFGLAANIALVLNLILIVACMSILSATLTLPGIAGIVLTVGMAVDANVLIFARIKEEIADGISPYKAIEAGYDRAFVTIMDANITTFLVAVILFAIGSGPVQGFAVTLMIGILTSMFTAIVVTRAIVQLIYRNPRVNRLAI